The Proteus terrae subsp. cibarius genome contains the following window.
ACGTGAGCAAGAAACGCAAATACCTCTACAAGATAACCCAGAGATAAAGAAAAAAACGCATCAGAAAGGAGACAAATGATGGAACAAAATCGCTGTGAAAAAAGCACGCTATTACTTGCCACAGTCATTGGTGTCGCTTTACATGGTACTTATTCGAGTTTTTTTAATCCATTTATTGAGACGTGGTCGGTTTTCCCACTTATCAGTTTAATCTTGGCAGTTTACTGTTTATATCAGCGCTATTTAAATCAACCTATGACCGATGGTATGCCTAAGCTGATTTTTTCATTCTTTTTATTAGGTTTGTTCGGTTATAACGCTTACACCAGAACAGTTAACCCTGAATGGGGTTCAAATTTCTTCTCTTCAGTGTGTATCGTTATCGTTGCGTTGTGGATTTATCGTCAGTTCAAACAGCGTCAACGCCTACGTATACAGGCAGAAGAAGCTGAAAGAGCATCACAAGCAGAACAGTACTAGTCTGTACTTATCTCTTTGTTGTAAACACAGCGAAATTTTGACACCAGCAAGTTATCTTGCTGGTGTTTTTGTTTTTATTTGTGCTATTGCGGGTTTTTTATCGATAACAAGTGAAATAAGTAGTTATCTTTTTTCTAATAACACGCCACATTCCATGTGATGGGTATATGGGAACTGATCGAATAAAGCTAATTTACTGATTTTATGTGTTTTAATTAGCGTTTCCAAATTCTGGCACAGTGTTTCTGGGTTACAAGAAATGTATAAAATGCTAGGGTAACTTTTAACCAACTCTACAGTTTTCTCGTCTAAACCACTACGAGGAGGGTCAACAAAAATGGTTTCACACTGGTAATCTTTTAAATCAATCCCTTCTAGGCGTTTAAATTCTCTTACTCCATTCATTGCTTGAGTAAAATCTTCCGCAGACATGCGAATAATCTTCACATTATCAATATGGTTCATTGCAATATTATATTGCGCGGCATAAACAGAAGGCTTGGCAATTTCTGTTGCTAGCACACGATCAAAATTACGCGCGAGCGCTAATGAAAAGTTACCATTACCGCAATACAGCTCAAGCAGATCGCCTTTTGCATTTTCCGTTGCCTGTAATGCCCATTCCAACATCTTAATATTGACCTGTGCATTAGGTTGCGTGAAGCTATTTTCAACTTGGCGATAAATCATCTCTTTGCCAGCAACGGGTAGCACTT
Protein-coding sequences here:
- the trmA gene encoding tRNA (uridine(54)-C5)-methyltransferase TrmA, with protein sequence MQNSLPTQTYQSQLNEKTQRLQTMMAPFNAPDAEVFSSPEQHYRMRAEFRIWHEEDSLYHIMFDQETKQRIRVDQFPVASQLINKMMVTLLAEIKDKPTLRKKLFQIDYLSTLSNKIIVSLLYHKKIDETWQQEAMALRQSLIAQGFDVQLIGRAYKTKIMLDNDFIDEVLPVAGKEMIYRQVENSFTQPNAQVNIKMLEWALQATENAKGDLLELYCGNGNFSLALARNFDRVLATEIAKPSVYAAQYNIAMNHIDNVKIIRMSAEDFTQAMNGVREFKRLEGIDLKDYQCETIFVDPPRSGLDEKTVELVKSYPSILYISCNPETLCQNLETLIKTHKISKLALFDQFPYTHHMECGVLLEKR
- a CDS encoding YijD family membrane protein, producing the protein MEQNRCEKSTLLLATVIGVALHGTYSSFFNPFIETWSVFPLISLILAVYCLYQRYLNQPMTDGMPKLIFSFFLLGLFGYNAYTRTVNPEWGSNFFSSVCIVIVALWIYRQFKQRQRLRIQAEEAERASQAEQY